TTCTTATGGTAAATGTAAACCCAATGCATATAACAACAAAGTTGGAATGTATTTCTCTTCATGCAAGACAGATAAAGTACTTTACAACAATACATGAACAACACACgaaaaattttacttttaacctccttcttttacaaaaagtcacaattaacattaaaacatacaaaaattcataataaaaaaaatgtcaaaaattattttgaaaatattcaaacagaatatattttatatgaattcgAATTTTCACATGATTTATTGCACTATAAGATTGCCAAAAGGAGTACATTCACAAAAGGTCCTTATTGGCCCTAAAATTCTAAGAATTTAcccatattttacaaaatatgctagtgtattaaaattacaaattctacAAGCTCTGATGCATGAGAACAATTGAAATGTCCTTTGAAGAcaataatagtaaaaaaaattacttatttttgcctaaattaaataagtttgctttaaaatatttttggccACATGCAAGGACCATAACTTTTGTGTTTATGTTCATCGGACACATATACatctttttataacaattttatttttgtcaaaggatGTGGTCAATGATTTTATTTAGAAGGAAATAGACCTTACAAATGCATAAAAACAGGCAATGTAGCAATATACTTATTAAATATCACACTTTTGAATGTCAAAGCTGTAAACATTGTTACAAGGAACAGAAgacaacaaaatttgttttcatagtGTATctagattttcatatttaagattataattagggctattccagaaaaaaatgtatggggggTTTTGAAGGCACATTGTAATACATGGGTGATGGGTATCAGAGCAAATTTTCACACTTTAATGCACTATAATTCTAATTTACAATTGTCTTGGTACAGGTGctgacaaaaactgccttccacccatacatttttttctggaatagcccttatAGGGTTTTACATATGATATTAACGGTACAAACTTTGATTTTTAGGACCAATTTAATGCCTTTGTGGCCATACTCCTTTACATTATTATCAATAATTCAGCAGATATTTTCACTTTAgtattaatcctacattttattatttaatataattgagGGTTATTTTTCCACTGTAAAAATGCACATGATTTTTCCCTAATATttataatggaaaaaaaaacctatcATTATTTTCCTCCTTCtcataatcaaataaaaatctatCTAACCGACTTTTGCtaataaagataattataaaaattaggaattttacatcttaattatatattaactatTAGGACCACATCTACAATGGCTTGGTTTATATAAACTTAATAATAGTAATAACAAAgcatattcaaatataattataaaatatattttgtgttacatgtatcattaaaaagaagaaacatgttgacaattttaaacaacTGTGTTTTGCAGATCCTTATTCCATCTTGATCTGTAGCATGATAATTAATTTTGAatcttagatttttaatttcatttataccTAACGGACATCAGTGAAAAACAtgtgtgaattaagttttttttatcctttattgaacttttgatgtcgtccctaagcATTCTGAAAATATgccttcaaacttttttttttttttaaagtcaatattGATGGTCAAGCTGAATACACCATGAGAAAGATCACCCTTTGAATTAGTGATTTAGTTTcccaatattaaaaaaaggctGCAAGCCATCCCCCCTTTTAATGGTAATATGACCCATCTTAAACCAGAATATATATTACTATGTTGATATAACTATATTAAACCTACTAATTACATTATTTTACAACCTTCacctttttacatttgtttatttagtaTACATATGTTTATGTGTGGCAACTTCtttgaatatattaaatatactattagattttttattaagtctgtaaaataaaataaagatattaaaaaaaaatgctctcATTTATTTAACAGACAGTTAAGAAAGTTAGAGACTAGATTTTTTAAGATATCACAAAGATCGTGTATAATAATTATCCAAATTCAaatagctttaaaaaaaaagttataatatggactatatatacatattgtcAAAAGAACAAGCTCATCATTTGTTAGCTGgatattgattgttgtttgtatgtatatgAATATTGTGTGAATGCCTTGTTtcaatcaatatgtgacactataataaacaattttattcttattcttatttattACCAAAGTATACTACATTACTCATTGTctagaaaaactttcaaaaatattgaatacCTTACATAAAATAAACTTATCTAAACACTCTGAAAATGCAGTTAGGGtgttgattgaaaaaaaagcaaGTATTCATCCACTAAGAGATTAGTTTCTATAAATacacttttgttaaaaaaaaacatccttgtcctgcatttttttctgGGAGAGAAAAAGGGGTTTTTGTTACAAAGAAAAGAAGAtatgacagaaaaaaacattatacaaaatatatatacaaaaaaatccaCTTTCTTCTCTTCATTACTGGAACAATTTTCAGTTCTTCTAGTGCAAAGAAATTAATAAAGCTACCGTCAATTATGCTATTATACTATAAGCATATTATGTTctgattcaatatttttagatatctaaattgtatttcaataaactatttctaaatatcgaagataaaatataaagaattaatCATAGAACTACATTGAAGTGTGCCATAATTTCTGGACACATTTCTTTGTGTACCAAGATAACATGGAAATTTAATATTCTTCACAAATGTagctgtaaaaatataaaattacaaaaaagcaaGAAAATAATCTCTTCACAACCAAGCATCTGATCCAATTATCATGTTTTCATAAGATAATTAACAATACAGACTATTCCATATTAAAGAATGTGGTAGGGTGAgaagtttatttttcttttagtcACAATTTGTTGGTCATTCAAGGTTGTGAGCTAGTTATAATGCgaaaacaatatattatgaatgtatgtttgttattatttaaattttaaaaagccTTCCTCTGAATTGTTTTAATGGAATAGCCCAATCTTAACTGGACAGACCTACAACTATAATTATTGAAAGTCTTAAACACAACCAtaacaatagatataagaagatatagtatgagtgccaatgcgacaacaACACatacaagtcacaatttgtaaaagtaaaccattataggtcaaagtacggtcttcaacatgttCATTTACTgggatttgttttcaaaataaaatgaagcaaatttatttttttcagtaaactAGGATCCACTTGAAAATGTATGTctaattcagcaatttttctaTTTAAGGTGGTAACCAACACtctaactaaaattaatttggctcgtttaattttcataaaatttggacaaTGTATTTAccttgaccctttaacaaaaatataaaaatttcaaaaattttgaaccaaccgttttgttaGAAAAATGACACtggatatatagcagtttgaaaaacaccaactttgatcattgagaagtttaacattccctttacaacacaatgtaattaaaacatttagctgactttacagagttatctccctgtagtgttaggtacaaCCTTAAAAGGCAATGCAAgtggacataactcaagaaaataacaaattgatcAGTCTATGGTGGTAAAAAGCATTGTATAAGTTTCACAACATTATCTAGACCAAACTAtagttagagaatggaaacaaaaCAAGGAACGTAGGGACGGAAAAGGGTAAAACTTTATTATGCCCTATTGCATAGTGACAAGGACATAAAAATACTATGAGAAATGGTCACTTAGGTGTTATTTATtgattaagataaaaaaaaaaaaaaaaaaaaaaaaaacagtatagatttagcattttgaaaataattatgcaATCACTGTGAAATGCATATAATTAGGTCACAGTCTGGTGTTGAACTTATCAATTAAATGTACATAGCTTCTAGAATCTTAATCAAAAACTATAATCTAGCTGAGCAAAAGCTCCTTAACACATATAAcatacaaatacataaatataaacttaaacaacaaaatattacgTAAAATGTAGTTCTACAGATCAACAAAATAACATTGGAAGGATTGAATGACAAAAAGGGGAtaacagctaatttcctaatgcttgtagggtaaaactttggttggcttacttgcttgctttgtttgtatttacTCAAGCTTCGTAATCAAGATTGACATctgcaaacaaatatatataggcatagttAAACCTGTatctattatatttaaatataattggaTGTTTTCCCAATTACAATTgtcaatatacaaatataacaagcaagcaagctaaccaaagtcttgctctacatgcacAAGGAAATTAGCTCTAAAAAGCTTTAAATATTTcgtcatgtaaaaaaaaaaatcaaattctctATGGATTTCTGTGGTAAAATGTTCTCTAAAAATGTCAATGAAAAGTAAAAGGGTACAGATCTATAAATAGAATAACAGCACCAAACTTCAATTTCCATGGTTTTTAGAAACTGAAGAACACCCATCTTATTGTAAATAATGAAAGAATAGTAATTATATTTCCtgttaattgatattttgtacTTTGTTGCTAGTTATAACATCAGGAAACCTTAAATTTACTTTATGATTCATGGTTCCTGATGAAAAAATCACAggattcaaaaaaaaaaatgacacaaaaacaaatgttctaTAATGAATTTGCTGGTTTGATGAACGATACAGTGTTatacaaaaactaaacatttaacTTGTATATGACATTAAATAgttacagaaaacaaataacaaaagtaaaaatgataaataactgGATTTCTGACataaaattatatcaattatCAGGTCcttataaacattgaaaattgttgaaataagcaaaaaaatttattaaaaaaatggcaaaaactTTCATTATTAATTGTGAATGCCataatatcatatttcaaatacttGAAAATAAGTGACATGAGACCAAAAGACTAAAAACGTTTTCTTCTCACAACCGTACTAAGATATTCTGGGCTACAGCCTCCCTCAAAATATCTTagaacaaaaacattatacaaccaaataatttcaatttgaacaaaGGGCCATGCATATAGGAGCATGCTACGACAGCACCAAATTAACAGGGATTTCAAACAAATCTATTTAATATCTAAATATCAAAGTAATGCTGTCATATTTCTAGAAATCTCTTGCAATTACAAACTGAGCAAACATGACATTTTAAATCTTATCAATTGATGAAAGATGAGGCaatgaagtcataaaactttggaGTCAGTTTTCTGTTCCTCGTActccaaaatcaaccaatcaaaatgctggatttcatgtttccaGCAAGCTTTTTTATGCTCCAAGCACTGAGCatagttttatgacttcaaacCCTGATCTTTTCttccaatacaaatatattggttcattagaaattattattatgcttattgcttataaaaatTGATGGCATTCTGggtattattattcaaaattttaacaaacagTTTTAATTGGCTATCAATGGCTctaaacaatgaaaatttaaCCAATGACATGGCTTGGTTTTCATTTTTGAGTAAGGATAAGGAAATCTCCAATAATcctttagataaaaaaaaaatggcttattACTTAACCTGCAAAGAGttgaatttaaatgaaaaatatgacaTCCATTTTTCAGCCTTATCTTCAATTACTTTTCAGCATTTTGtgagttttatttttacaatccatcattttataaatcggaaaattaattaattttctaatttcaCTTTTGGGATCACAATAGATAACAAATAAGTAAAGTAACATTGTGGCACATCTTGACAAACACCACAGTGGCCATTTTCTTGCAGCCATTTTTTCTAACATCCGCATCCGCCTTCCCCTGCTTCGTCCATATGGTAACCATTCATCTGAGCATTACTTCTGATCCCTGGTAGTTGAGACTTGTCCACACAGCTCTCCATCCTCAACATTACCATGTCTAACAAACATTCTATAGACTTAGCTACATTCTGACCATTGGCTGCACTTGTCTCAAAATATGGAAGCCTGAAAGGATcaaaatttaacatataaaaaacagAATTAGCCATTTCAGAACCTGAAATATTTCAGAACCTGAAATATTTCAGATAATGTATGCACGTTGTAATGTCGTTTGTTAATATGGttaataagtgtttctcgttttctatatagattagacagttgcttttcatgtttgaatgttttacactagtgattgtggggccctttatagcttactgtttcATGTGAGGCAAATTTCGTGTTAACTACCTTACTtcaacctataattgtttactttttataaattgtgccAGAGTTGGATGGagttttgtctcattggcactcataccacattttctgaTTTCTATATAAAAGCGTATACTGTGGACACGAGGGATCAATCCAAAAATCTCCAGTACTataggtggtacccaacacttgcattaaaattaatttgggccgtttaattttcataaaattttgtcaaagtacttACCggtactttgaccctttaacaaaaatattaaaatttcaaaaattttgaaccaaccgttttgtcagaaaaattacactggttatgtagcaatttgacaaacaccaattttgatcattgagaagctgaATATtccttttataaaacaacataattaaaatgtttagctgactttacagagttatctccctgtagtgttaggtaccaccttaaagcaAGCAGAAGATTAACATTATTCAAAAGATACTAACTTTTGTGGATTTCATGGTTCActcaaacaaaattataacattttccatttattctaaatgtgttttatcttgaatcattttttttaaatcacaagAACCAACAGTTGTTTCACAAacaaagaaatcaataaaaattaagaaaacaaatctgatttttatttttaatttttacctacCCAAATTTTTCTGCAGTTTCTCTCGCTCTCTCATCAGAAATACATCTATGATCTTCAAGGTCTGACTTATTACCACAAAGTACAATATCTGGGTTTTCACAATAAGCATGTGTCTGTAATTGACTGAGCCAGTTctgtatgtttaaaaatgattgCTCATTGGTTAAGTCAAATAATAAAAGGAAGCCCATTGCATCTCGGAAAAATGCAGTTGTTAAACTCcgaaatctaaaataaaaaaattatgggaAATAAGGCCTGATTTCAAATTGTTTATACCCTTATTGCAGtagtttcaaaatttttgtttacaaaatttctaCCATAAAaattactacatgtatcaaTCTTTTTCTTGTGTAAATTTCTACCATAGAAATTACCACATGTATCAATCTTTTTCTTGTGTAAATTTCTACCCAagaaattaatacatgtattaatctTTTTCTTGTATGAATTTCTACCatagaaataaatacatgtatcaatctTTTTCTTGTGTAAATTTCTACCATAGAaattactacatgtatcaaTCTTTTTCTTCTGTAAATTTCTACATAGAAATTACTACATGCATTAATCTTTTTCTTGTGTAAATTTCTACCATTGaaattactacatgtattaattttttcttgtg
The nucleotide sequence above comes from Mytilus trossulus isolate FHL-02 chromosome 5, PNRI_Mtr1.1.1.hap1, whole genome shotgun sequence. Encoded proteins:
- the LOC134718703 gene encoding ras-related protein Rab-27A-like, coding for MGDTTPTHGTTDYDYLIKFLTLGDSGVGKTSFLHQYVDKTFSTKFISTVGIDFKEKRVVHRVPGVDGAVGKSNRIHLQLWDTAGQERFRSLTTAFFRDAMGFLLLFDLTNEQSFLNIQNWLSQLQTHAYCENPDIVLCGNKSDLEDHRCISDERARETAEKFGLPYFETSAANGQNVAKSIECLLDMVMLRMESCVDKSQLPGIRSNAQMNGYHMDEAGEGGCGC